The following proteins come from a genomic window of Miscanthus floridulus cultivar M001 chromosome 2, ASM1932011v1, whole genome shotgun sequence:
- the LOC136540916 gene encoding transcription factor bHLH30-like: MGGHGDHHHQEVGVLVDEEEEELEHHARAACGGATSGVVEQGVGDGGGQDAAGMVFEASSSVGSVSAATMAPPQILCWPPPPPAPPQQQQQLHQDHYHHSAGGGGQHQTPFFPLLPPLPPQPPPPPPFFSDFYARRALQFAYDHHHSGGGPSTSSDPLGLYMGHHHGGSGMMMPPPFASSPFGDHFGRMTMQEIMDAKALAASKSHSEAERRRRERINAHLARLRSLLPNTTKTDKASLLAEVIQHVKELKRQTSGITEEACPLPTESDELTVDTSSDEHGRLLVRASLCCDDRADLLPDLIRALKALRLRAIKAEITTLGGRVKNVLLITADDSAGGCEGAAADDDQQQQEEAAPMSPQHTVASIQEALRAVMERTAAAASAAEESGAAASSGGAAGLKRQRTTSLSAILENRSI; the protein is encoded by the exons ATGGGTGGTCATGGCGACCACCACCACCAGGAAGTTGGAGTGCTcgtcgacgaggaggaggaggagctcgagcACCACGCGAGGGCGGCCTGTGGTGGCGCCACGAGCGGAGTGGTGGAGCAAGGAGTAGGCGATGGCGGTGGTCAAGACGCCGCGGGCATGGTGTTCGAGGCGAGCAGTAGCGTGGGGAGCGTGAGTGCGGCAACCATGGCGCCGCCCCAGATCCTCTgctggccaccgccgccgcccgcgccgccacagcagcagcagcagctccaccAGGACCACTACCACCAcagcgctggcggcggcggccagcatCAGACCCCGTTCTTCCCGCTCCTGCCGCCGCTCCCCCCGCAGCCGCCCccaccgccgcccttcttctccGACTTCTACGCGCGGCGCGCGCTCCAGTTCGCGTACGATCACCACCATTCGGGCGGCGGCCCGTCCACGTCGTCGGACCCGCTCGGCCTCTACATGGGGCACCACCACGGCGGGTCCGGGATGATGATGCCCCCGCCGTTCGCGTCGTCGCCGTTCGGAGATCACTTCGGGCGGATGACCATGCAGGAGATCATGGACGCCAAGGCGCTGGCCGCGTCCAAGAGCCACAGCGAGGCCGAGCGCAGGCGCCGCGAGCGCATCAACGCGCACCTCGCGCGCCTCCGCAGCCTCCTGCCCAacacaaccaag ACAGACAAGGCGTCGCTGCTGGCGGAGGTGATCCAGCACGTCAAGGAGCTGAAGCGGCAGACGTCGGGGATCACGGAGGAGGCGTGCCCGCTGCCCACCGAGTCCGACGAGCTCACCGTCGACACGTCCAGCGACGAGCACGGCCGCCTCCTCGTGCGCGCGTCGCTCTGCTGCGACGACCGCGCCGACCTCCTCCCCGACCTCATCCGCGCGCTCAAGGCGCTCCGCCTGCGCGCGATCAAGGCCGAGATCACCACCCTCGGCGGCCGCGTCAAGAACGTGCTCCTCATCACCGCCGACGACAGCGCCGGCGGCTGCGAGGGGGCGGCGGCGGATGAcgaccagcagcagcaggaggaggcaGCGCCCATGTCGCCGCAGCACACGGTCGCGTCCATCCAGGAGGCCCTGCGCGCCGTCATGgagcgcacggcggcggcggcgtcggccgCCGAGGAGTCGGGAGCGGCGGCATCGTCAGGCGGCGCCGCCGGGCTCAAGCGGCAGCGCACGACGAGCCTTTCGGCGATCCTAGAGAACAGGTCCATCTAA